In Bacteroidales bacterium, the following are encoded in one genomic region:
- a CDS encoding amidohydrolase family protein — protein sequence MAVILSNATYIDNQTLSFKKTHIRITEGYNGKIEFLDKIPNDNHDEIIDCNSKYVMHSFACGHHHAYSALARGMGAPKKTPTNFYEILKYIWWTLDKCLNKDMIEVSALLTAVASAKNGVTFVIDHHASPFAVNGSLEIMANAFEKVGVSHLLCYEISDRDGQDISQAGLKETENYLKSHQGLVGLHASFTVSNQTLKEAVSLAEKYNSGIHIHVAEDLYDQKECLHQHGQKVVERLYKAGALQFPKTILAHCLHIDDEERNYIAHSPVWVVQNTESNLNNNVGFFNAKGLNKNRIMLGTDGMHSDMLRSAKAAFFVGQPFDTIDYSGIYQRFTNVHHFIETNQFLGDGPNNLVVLDYDSPTAFYQNNFLGHFVFGIESKHVEHVISNGKLIVKNKKIQTIDETALIKQSQELSNILWKKMQAL from the coding sequence ATGGCAGTAATTTTAAGCAATGCAACTTACATAGACAACCAAACATTATCGTTTAAAAAGACTCATATACGCATTACCGAAGGCTATAATGGCAAAATTGAATTTTTAGATAAAATTCCTAATGATAATCATGATGAAATAATAGACTGCAACAGCAAATACGTTATGCATTCATTTGCTTGTGGGCATCATCATGCTTATTCTGCACTAGCCAGAGGTATGGGAGCACCTAAAAAAACTCCCACAAATTTTTACGAAATTCTAAAATATATTTGGTGGACACTCGACAAATGTTTAAATAAAGACATGATCGAAGTTAGCGCCTTATTAACTGCTGTAGCTTCAGCTAAAAATGGCGTTACCTTTGTGATCGATCACCATGCTTCACCTTTTGCAGTGAATGGATCTCTCGAAATCATGGCCAATGCTTTCGAAAAAGTAGGCGTTTCGCATCTTTTATGTTACGAAATTTCGGACAGAGATGGACAAGACATTAGTCAAGCTGGATTAAAAGAAACTGAAAATTATCTTAAATCTCACCAAGGATTAGTTGGACTTCATGCATCATTCACTGTTTCAAATCAAACACTCAAAGAAGCAGTTTCATTAGCCGAAAAATATAATTCGGGCATTCACATTCATGTTGCCGAAGATTTATACGACCAAAAAGAATGTTTACACCAACATGGACAAAAAGTAGTAGAACGCTTGTATAAAGCCGGAGCTTTGCAATTCCCCAAAACTATATTAGCACACTGCTTACATATTGACGATGAAGAGCGAAACTACATTGCTCATAGCCCTGTATGGGTAGTACAAAACACCGAAAGCAACCTTAATAACAATGTAGGCTTCTTTAATGCCAAAGGACTTAATAAAAATAGGATCATGTTAGGCACCGATGGCATGCACAGCGATATGCTTCGCAGTGCCAAAGCTGCTTTTTTTGTCGGACAACCTTTCGATACCATTGACTATTCGGGCATATATCAACGCTTTACAAATGTTCATCATTTCATTGAAACCAATCAATTTTTAGGAGATGGTCCCAACAACTTAGTTGTACTCGATTATGATAGCCCTACAGCTTTCTATCAAAATAATTTTTTAGGACATTTTGTGTTTGGAATAGAATCAAAACACGTAGAGCATGTTATTAGCAATGGTAAACTCATAGTAAAAAATAAAAAAATACAAACTATTGACGAAACAGCTTTAATTAAGCAATCGCAAGAATTATCTAACATATTGTGGAAAAAAATGCAAGCTTTATGA